Proteins from a genomic interval of Rubinisphaera italica:
- a CDS encoding RNA polymerase sigma factor translates to MQGPETRESLLASLSSPRSDEGWQEFASIYRPLVYRVAVARGLQHADAEDLAQDVLVIVEKSLESFDPAIGGFRSWLYQITRNLVVNRLARGSQLAGSGDSNVQKMLSQHPTSDDQTASLFQLEYRRVRFQQAALIVQAEFTEATWAAFSLTAIELQSIQDVAQKLGKSQGAVRVARCRVMDRIRVVVSQLSDGFYPLDTEPNENRRKLGEKDGC, encoded by the coding sequence ATGCAAGGTCCAGAAACCCGTGAATCGCTGTTGGCGAGCCTCTCCAGTCCTCGTTCCGATGAAGGCTGGCAGGAATTCGCCTCGATCTATCGACCGCTTGTTTACCGGGTTGCGGTGGCGAGAGGGTTGCAGCACGCCGATGCAGAGGATTTAGCGCAGGATGTTTTGGTCATCGTCGAAAAATCGCTCGAATCGTTTGATCCTGCAATCGGGGGATTCCGCAGTTGGCTGTATCAGATTACTCGTAATCTGGTCGTGAATCGCCTGGCGCGTGGGAGCCAACTGGCTGGCAGCGGTGACAGCAATGTTCAAAAAATGCTCTCGCAGCATCCCACGTCGGACGACCAAACCGCGTCGCTCTTTCAATTGGAGTATCGTCGTGTTCGATTCCAGCAAGCCGCTTTGATCGTGCAAGCGGAGTTTACCGAAGCAACGTGGGCAGCGTTCAGTTTAACAGCCATTGAATTACAGTCGATTCAGGACGTTGCACAGAAACTTGGGAAATCGCAGGGAGCGGTACGCGTTGCACGATGTCGCGTGATGGACCGTATTCGCGTAGTGGTTTCCCAACTCAGCGATGGTTTCTATCCCTTGGATACAGAGCCCAATGAAAACAGACGCAAACTGGGAGAAAAAGATGGTTGCTGA
- a CDS encoding dihydrodipicolinate synthase family protein, giving the protein MSGLIAATFTPMHHDGTLNTGEIPSMVDHLVKDGIAGMYVLGSTGEGVSLTHDERCTIAEAFVNAADGRLPVIIQCGCESLAQARLLATHAQKIGADAISAVSPVYFKPDSVETLVESMSEIAAGAPDLPFYYYHIPSVTGVNLNMVEFLKLGRDRIPNLRGIKFTSLNVFEFQSCLEFAGDRFEILWGLDEMLLSGLAAGARAAVGSTYNFAAPVYHQLIKAFSEGNLKEARDQQSKSQELVRTFIPFGPRAAQKAIMSMVSSECGPTRLPVKMLCESQINDLRNNLTKIGFFDWIASTRSEG; this is encoded by the coding sequence TTGAGTGGACTCATTGCAGCGACATTCACGCCGATGCATCACGATGGGACACTTAACACAGGGGAGATCCCCTCGATGGTCGATCATCTTGTGAAAGATGGCATTGCAGGAATGTATGTCCTGGGCAGTACGGGGGAAGGTGTCTCGCTGACACACGATGAGCGATGCACGATTGCGGAAGCATTTGTTAATGCAGCAGATGGAAGACTGCCTGTCATTATTCAATGCGGCTGCGAAAGTCTTGCTCAAGCTCGTCTGTTAGCTACTCACGCACAAAAAATCGGAGCCGATGCAATCTCAGCCGTCAGCCCGGTATATTTCAAGCCGGACTCCGTTGAGACTCTCGTCGAGTCCATGTCAGAAATTGCTGCAGGTGCTCCTGATCTGCCCTTCTATTATTATCACATTCCGTCAGTCACGGGTGTGAATCTCAACATGGTCGAATTTCTGAAACTGGGGCGTGATCGAATTCCCAATTTGAGAGGCATTAAATTTACTTCACTCAATGTCTTTGAATTTCAATCGTGCCTGGAGTTTGCAGGCGATCGCTTTGAGATTCTTTGGGGATTGGATGAAATGCTGCTCAGCGGACTTGCAGCTGGGGCTCGTGCAGCGGTTGGCAGTACCTATAACTTCGCGGCTCCGGTCTACCATCAATTGATCAAGGCATTCTCTGAAGGCAATCTGAAGGAAGCCCGAGATCAGCAGTCAAAATCTCAAGAACTGGTGCGGACCTTTATTCCGTTCGGACCACGAGCGGCTCAAAAGGCAATTATGTCTATGGTTTCATCAGAGTGCGGTCCGACTCGACTTCCCGTGAAAATGCTGTGTGAATCACAAATCAACGATTTACGGAACAACTTAACCAAAATCGGATTCTTCGATTGGATTGCTTCCACCAGATCAGAAGGATGA